A genomic region of Phragmites australis chromosome 2, lpPhrAust1.1, whole genome shotgun sequence contains the following coding sequences:
- the LOC133909467 gene encoding protein XRI1-like isoform X2: MDFDGAIGDQGPAHQCGTSYSEMWGWQSQEYDLQKDLLADPTSSLWGEANNNVGDAWSMFDEQTPIKHCTDIEFQFCDIGDIIIKDFDEGKETLQAKRRRMLQFCPENVEMDCPMTEDGLSESLQVNMDFSGVECLLNSDGTDELPEDWLVNCTQDSVAHCPPEEMNSPPAAMEQANISVHANSLSCEQSIVVYNNPAQVRPTPLKAGKSVIRGKKLRTSVAFPFEVIKPCSFHGDVTLNDINKKIHAPPPYKIKHKNDEEPNLHQASAISGKPVVHKTKIHTEGGKGSITITRTRG, encoded by the exons ATGGATTTCGACGGCGCCATTGGTGATCAGGG CCCTGCTCATCAATGTGGAACTTCTTACAGTGAGATGTGGGGATGGCAAAGTCAGGAGTATGATCTGCAGAAAGATTTGTTAGCTG ATCCCACTAGCAGCTTGTGGGGTGAAGCAAACAACAATGTGGGTGATGCTTGGAGCATGTTCGATGAGCAAACTCCAATAAAACATTGTACGGACATAGAATTTCAATTCTGTGATATAGGAG ATATCATCATCAAGGACTTTGATGAAGGGAAGGAAACTTTACAGGCTAAACGTAGACGAATGCTTCAGTTCTGTCCAGAAAATGTTGAG ATGGACTGTCCTATGACTGAAGATGGGCTTTCAGAAAGTCTGCAAGTGAATATGGATTTTTCTG GTGTCGAGTGCTTATTAAACTCTGATGGGACAGATGAACTACCAGAAGATTGGCTAGTTAATTGCACGCAAGATAGTGTGGCTCATTGCCCACCTGAAGAAAT GAATAGCCCTCCTGCTGCCATGGAACAAGCCAATATCTCTG TGCATGCGAATTCTTTGTCCTGTGAACAATCTATCGTGGTTTACAACAACCCTGCGCAAGTTCGACCTACACCTCTGAAAG CTGGTAAAAGTGTTATTAGAGGAAAAAAGTTGAGAACATCAGTTGCCTTCCCTTTCGAGGTTATCAAGCCATGCAGTTTCCATGGTGACGTCACGTTGAATGACATAAACAAGAAAATACATGCCCCGCCGCCGTACAAGATAAAGCATAAGAATGACGAGGAGCCAAACTTGCACCAAGCTTCAGCTATATCCGGAAAACCTGTAGTCCACAAGACGAAGATCCACACTGAAGGGGGAAAGGGAAGCATCACGATCACAAGAACGAGAGGCTAA
- the LOC133909467 gene encoding protein XRI1-like isoform X3, whose amino-acid sequence MRESASYGERKKKSEMWGWQSQEYDLQKDLLADPTSSLWGEANNNVGDAWSMFDEQTPIKHCTDIEFQFCDIGDIIIKDFDEGKETLQAKRRRMLQFCPENVEMDCPMTEDGLSESLQVNMDFSGVECLLNSDGTDELPEDWLVNCTQDSVAHCPPEEMNSPPAAMEQANISVHANSLSCEQSIVVYNNPAQVRPTPLKAGKSVIRGKKLRTSVAFPFEVIKPCSFHGDVTLNDINKKIHAPPPYKIKHKNDEEPNLHQASAISGKPVVHKTKIHTEGGKGSITITRTRG is encoded by the exons ATGCGTGAATCAGCGTCATACggcgagaggaagaagaaaag TGAGATGTGGGGATGGCAAAGTCAGGAGTATGATCTGCAGAAAGATTTGTTAGCTG ATCCCACTAGCAGCTTGTGGGGTGAAGCAAACAACAATGTGGGTGATGCTTGGAGCATGTTCGATGAGCAAACTCCAATAAAACATTGTACGGACATAGAATTTCAATTCTGTGATATAGGAG ATATCATCATCAAGGACTTTGATGAAGGGAAGGAAACTTTACAGGCTAAACGTAGACGAATGCTTCAGTTCTGTCCAGAAAATGTTGAG ATGGACTGTCCTATGACTGAAGATGGGCTTTCAGAAAGTCTGCAAGTGAATATGGATTTTTCTG GTGTCGAGTGCTTATTAAACTCTGATGGGACAGATGAACTACCAGAAGATTGGCTAGTTAATTGCACGCAAGATAGTGTGGCTCATTGCCCACCTGAAGAAAT GAATAGCCCTCCTGCTGCCATGGAACAAGCCAATATCTCTG TGCATGCGAATTCTTTGTCCTGTGAACAATCTATCGTGGTTTACAACAACCCTGCGCAAGTTCGACCTACACCTCTGAAAG CTGGTAAAAGTGTTATTAGAGGAAAAAAGTTGAGAACATCAGTTGCCTTCCCTTTCGAGGTTATCAAGCCATGCAGTTTCCATGGTGACGTCACGTTGAATGACATAAACAAGAAAATACATGCCCCGCCGCCGTACAAGATAAAGCATAAGAATGACGAGGAGCCAAACTTGCACCAAGCTTCAGCTATATCCGGAAAACCTGTAGTCCACAAGACGAAGATCCACACTGAAGGGGGAAAGGGAAGCATCACGATCACAAGAACGAGAGGCTAA
- the LOC133909467 gene encoding protein XRI1-like isoform X6, translating into MDFDGAIGDQGEMWGWQSQEYDLQKDLLADPTSSLWGEANNNVGDAWSMFDEQTPIKHCTDIEFQFCDIGDIIIKDFDEGKETLQAKRRRMLQFCPENVEMDCPMTEDGLSESLQVNMDFSGVECLLNSDGTDELPEDWLVNCTQDSVAHCPPEEMNSPPAAMEQANISVHANSLSCEQSIVVYNNPAQVRPTPLKAGKSVIRGKKLRTSVAFPFEVIKPCSFHGDVTLNDINKKIHAPPPYKIKHKNDEEPNLHQASAISGKPVVHKTKIHTEGGKGSITITRTRG; encoded by the exons ATGGATTTCGACGGCGCCATTGGTGATCAGGG TGAGATGTGGGGATGGCAAAGTCAGGAGTATGATCTGCAGAAAGATTTGTTAGCTG ATCCCACTAGCAGCTTGTGGGGTGAAGCAAACAACAATGTGGGTGATGCTTGGAGCATGTTCGATGAGCAAACTCCAATAAAACATTGTACGGACATAGAATTTCAATTCTGTGATATAGGAG ATATCATCATCAAGGACTTTGATGAAGGGAAGGAAACTTTACAGGCTAAACGTAGACGAATGCTTCAGTTCTGTCCAGAAAATGTTGAG ATGGACTGTCCTATGACTGAAGATGGGCTTTCAGAAAGTCTGCAAGTGAATATGGATTTTTCTG GTGTCGAGTGCTTATTAAACTCTGATGGGACAGATGAACTACCAGAAGATTGGCTAGTTAATTGCACGCAAGATAGTGTGGCTCATTGCCCACCTGAAGAAAT GAATAGCCCTCCTGCTGCCATGGAACAAGCCAATATCTCTG TGCATGCGAATTCTTTGTCCTGTGAACAATCTATCGTGGTTTACAACAACCCTGCGCAAGTTCGACCTACACCTCTGAAAG CTGGTAAAAGTGTTATTAGAGGAAAAAAGTTGAGAACATCAGTTGCCTTCCCTTTCGAGGTTATCAAGCCATGCAGTTTCCATGGTGACGTCACGTTGAATGACATAAACAAGAAAATACATGCCCCGCCGCCGTACAAGATAAAGCATAAGAATGACGAGGAGCCAAACTTGCACCAAGCTTCAGCTATATCCGGAAAACCTGTAGTCCACAAGACGAAGATCCACACTGAAGGGGGAAAGGGAAGCATCACGATCACAAGAACGAGAGGCTAA
- the LOC133909467 gene encoding protein XRI1-like isoform X4, with the protein MRESASYGERKKKSPAHQCGTSYSEMWGWQSQEYDLQKDLLADPTSSLWGEANNNVGDAWSMFDEQTPIKHCTDIEFQFCDIGDIIIKDFDEGKETLQAKRRRMLQFCPENVEMDCPMTEDGLSESLQVNMDFSDELPEDWLVNCTQDSVAHCPPEEMNSPPAAMEQANISVHANSLSCEQSIVVYNNPAQVRPTPLKAGKSVIRGKKLRTSVAFPFEVIKPCSFHGDVTLNDINKKIHAPPPYKIKHKNDEEPNLHQASAISGKPVVHKTKIHTEGGKGSITITRTRG; encoded by the exons ATGCGTGAATCAGCGTCATACggcgagaggaagaagaaaag CCCTGCTCATCAATGTGGAACTTCTTACAGTGAGATGTGGGGATGGCAAAGTCAGGAGTATGATCTGCAGAAAGATTTGTTAGCTG ATCCCACTAGCAGCTTGTGGGGTGAAGCAAACAACAATGTGGGTGATGCTTGGAGCATGTTCGATGAGCAAACTCCAATAAAACATTGTACGGACATAGAATTTCAATTCTGTGATATAGGAG ATATCATCATCAAGGACTTTGATGAAGGGAAGGAAACTTTACAGGCTAAACGTAGACGAATGCTTCAGTTCTGTCCAGAAAATGTTGAG ATGGACTGTCCTATGACTGAAGATGGGCTTTCAGAAAGTCTGCAAGTGAATATGGATTTTTCTG ATGAACTACCAGAAGATTGGCTAGTTAATTGCACGCAAGATAGTGTGGCTCATTGCCCACCTGAAGAAAT GAATAGCCCTCCTGCTGCCATGGAACAAGCCAATATCTCTG TGCATGCGAATTCTTTGTCCTGTGAACAATCTATCGTGGTTTACAACAACCCTGCGCAAGTTCGACCTACACCTCTGAAAG CTGGTAAAAGTGTTATTAGAGGAAAAAAGTTGAGAACATCAGTTGCCTTCCCTTTCGAGGTTATCAAGCCATGCAGTTTCCATGGTGACGTCACGTTGAATGACATAAACAAGAAAATACATGCCCCGCCGCCGTACAAGATAAAGCATAAGAATGACGAGGAGCCAAACTTGCACCAAGCTTCAGCTATATCCGGAAAACCTGTAGTCCACAAGACGAAGATCCACACTGAAGGGGGAAAGGGAAGCATCACGATCACAAGAACGAGAGGCTAA
- the LOC133909467 gene encoding protein XRI1-like isoform X1 has protein sequence MRESASYGERKKKSPAHQCGTSYSEMWGWQSQEYDLQKDLLADPTSSLWGEANNNVGDAWSMFDEQTPIKHCTDIEFQFCDIGDIIIKDFDEGKETLQAKRRRMLQFCPENVEMDCPMTEDGLSESLQVNMDFSGVECLLNSDGTDELPEDWLVNCTQDSVAHCPPEEMNSPPAAMEQANISVHANSLSCEQSIVVYNNPAQVRPTPLKAGKSVIRGKKLRTSVAFPFEVIKPCSFHGDVTLNDINKKIHAPPPYKIKHKNDEEPNLHQASAISGKPVVHKTKIHTEGGKGSITITRTRG, from the exons ATGCGTGAATCAGCGTCATACggcgagaggaagaagaaaag CCCTGCTCATCAATGTGGAACTTCTTACAGTGAGATGTGGGGATGGCAAAGTCAGGAGTATGATCTGCAGAAAGATTTGTTAGCTG ATCCCACTAGCAGCTTGTGGGGTGAAGCAAACAACAATGTGGGTGATGCTTGGAGCATGTTCGATGAGCAAACTCCAATAAAACATTGTACGGACATAGAATTTCAATTCTGTGATATAGGAG ATATCATCATCAAGGACTTTGATGAAGGGAAGGAAACTTTACAGGCTAAACGTAGACGAATGCTTCAGTTCTGTCCAGAAAATGTTGAG ATGGACTGTCCTATGACTGAAGATGGGCTTTCAGAAAGTCTGCAAGTGAATATGGATTTTTCTG GTGTCGAGTGCTTATTAAACTCTGATGGGACAGATGAACTACCAGAAGATTGGCTAGTTAATTGCACGCAAGATAGTGTGGCTCATTGCCCACCTGAAGAAAT GAATAGCCCTCCTGCTGCCATGGAACAAGCCAATATCTCTG TGCATGCGAATTCTTTGTCCTGTGAACAATCTATCGTGGTTTACAACAACCCTGCGCAAGTTCGACCTACACCTCTGAAAG CTGGTAAAAGTGTTATTAGAGGAAAAAAGTTGAGAACATCAGTTGCCTTCCCTTTCGAGGTTATCAAGCCATGCAGTTTCCATGGTGACGTCACGTTGAATGACATAAACAAGAAAATACATGCCCCGCCGCCGTACAAGATAAAGCATAAGAATGACGAGGAGCCAAACTTGCACCAAGCTTCAGCTATATCCGGAAAACCTGTAGTCCACAAGACGAAGATCCACACTGAAGGGGGAAAGGGAAGCATCACGATCACAAGAACGAGAGGCTAA
- the LOC133909467 gene encoding protein XRI1-like isoform X5: protein MRESASYGERKKKSPAHQCGTSYSEMWGWQSQEYDLQKDLLADPTSSLWGEANNNVGDAWSMFDEQTPIKHYIIIKDFDEGKETLQAKRRRMLQFCPENVEMDCPMTEDGLSESLQVNMDFSGVECLLNSDGTDELPEDWLVNCTQDSVAHCPPEEMNSPPAAMEQANISVHANSLSCEQSIVVYNNPAQVRPTPLKAGKSVIRGKKLRTSVAFPFEVIKPCSFHGDVTLNDINKKIHAPPPYKIKHKNDEEPNLHQASAISGKPVVHKTKIHTEGGKGSITITRTRG, encoded by the exons ATGCGTGAATCAGCGTCATACggcgagaggaagaagaaaag CCCTGCTCATCAATGTGGAACTTCTTACAGTGAGATGTGGGGATGGCAAAGTCAGGAGTATGATCTGCAGAAAGATTTGTTAGCTG ATCCCACTAGCAGCTTGTGGGGTGAAGCAAACAACAATGTGGGTGATGCTTGGAGCATGTTCGATGAGCAAACTCCAATAAAACATT ATATCATCATCAAGGACTTTGATGAAGGGAAGGAAACTTTACAGGCTAAACGTAGACGAATGCTTCAGTTCTGTCCAGAAAATGTTGAG ATGGACTGTCCTATGACTGAAGATGGGCTTTCAGAAAGTCTGCAAGTGAATATGGATTTTTCTG GTGTCGAGTGCTTATTAAACTCTGATGGGACAGATGAACTACCAGAAGATTGGCTAGTTAATTGCACGCAAGATAGTGTGGCTCATTGCCCACCTGAAGAAAT GAATAGCCCTCCTGCTGCCATGGAACAAGCCAATATCTCTG TGCATGCGAATTCTTTGTCCTGTGAACAATCTATCGTGGTTTACAACAACCCTGCGCAAGTTCGACCTACACCTCTGAAAG CTGGTAAAAGTGTTATTAGAGGAAAAAAGTTGAGAACATCAGTTGCCTTCCCTTTCGAGGTTATCAAGCCATGCAGTTTCCATGGTGACGTCACGTTGAATGACATAAACAAGAAAATACATGCCCCGCCGCCGTACAAGATAAAGCATAAGAATGACGAGGAGCCAAACTTGCACCAAGCTTCAGCTATATCCGGAAAACCTGTAGTCCACAAGACGAAGATCCACACTGAAGGGGGAAAGGGAAGCATCACGATCACAAGAACGAGAGGCTAA